Proteins from a genomic interval of Streptomyces sp. NBC_00820:
- a CDS encoding VOC family protein, whose amino-acid sequence MRRVALVTLVVDDYDEAIRFYTDALGFHLAEDESRPDGSRWVVVEPGLPDDGAGYGTGLLLARAKDDGQRARIGDQTGGRVGFFLHTDDFARDHARMAAAGVTFLEEPRHEAYGTVAVFQDLYGNRWDLLQPATD is encoded by the coding sequence ATGCGACGCGTTGCCCTGGTCACCCTTGTCGTGGACGACTACGACGAGGCCATCCGCTTCTACACCGACGCCCTCGGTTTCCACCTGGCCGAGGACGAGTCCCGGCCGGACGGCTCCCGCTGGGTCGTCGTGGAGCCGGGCCTGCCGGACGACGGGGCCGGGTACGGCACCGGGCTGCTGCTCGCCCGTGCCAAGGACGACGGCCAGCGTGCCCGGATCGGGGACCAGACCGGCGGCCGGGTGGGGTTCTTCCTGCACACCGACGACTTCGCCCGCGACCACGCCAGGATGGCGGCCGCCGGCGTCACCTTCCTGGAAGAGCCGCGCCACGAGGCCTACGGCACGGTCGCCGTCTTCCAGGACCTGTACGGAAACCGCTGGGACCTGCTCCAGCCCGCCACCGACTGA
- a CDS encoding adenosine deaminase, with amino-acid sequence MTAPRIDTETLRRLPKAVLHDHLDGGLRPATVIELAAAVGHTLPTTDPDELAAWYVEAANSGDLVRYIATFEHTLAVMQSREGLLRVAEEYVLDLAADGVVYAEVRYAPELNVNGGLSLNEVVEAVQEGLAAGMAKAAAAGTPVRVGTLLCGMRMFDRVAEAAELAVTYRDAGVVGFDIAGAEDGFPPADHLAAFEHLRRESVPFTIHAGEAHGLPSIHQALQVCGAQRVGHGVRLTEDIVDGKLGRLAGWVRDRRVALEMCPTSNLQTGCATSIAEHPITALKDLGFRVTLNTDNRLVSGTTMTREMSLLVEEAGWTLDDLRTVTVNAVKSAFIPFDERKALIEDLILPGYAAAL; translated from the coding sequence ATGACCGCGCCCCGCATCGACACCGAGACCCTCCGCCGGCTCCCCAAGGCCGTGCTGCACGACCACCTGGACGGCGGTCTGCGTCCCGCCACCGTCATCGAGCTCGCGGCCGCGGTCGGCCACACGCTGCCCACCACCGACCCGGACGAGCTGGCCGCGTGGTACGTCGAGGCCGCCAACTCCGGTGACCTGGTGCGCTACATAGCGACCTTCGAGCACACCCTCGCCGTCATGCAGTCCCGCGAGGGCCTGCTGCGCGTCGCCGAGGAGTACGTCCTGGACCTCGCCGCCGACGGCGTCGTCTACGCCGAGGTGCGCTACGCCCCCGAGCTGAACGTGAACGGCGGCCTGTCCCTGAACGAGGTCGTGGAGGCCGTCCAGGAGGGCCTTGCCGCCGGTATGGCCAAGGCGGCCGCCGCGGGCACGCCCGTCCGCGTGGGCACCCTGCTGTGCGGCATGCGGATGTTCGACCGCGTCGCCGAGGCCGCCGAGCTGGCGGTCACCTACCGCGACGCCGGAGTCGTCGGCTTCGACATCGCCGGCGCCGAGGACGGCTTCCCGCCCGCCGACCACCTGGCCGCCTTCGAGCACCTGCGCCGCGAGAGCGTGCCGTTCACCATCCACGCCGGCGAGGCGCACGGCCTGCCCAGCATCCACCAGGCCCTCCAGGTGTGCGGCGCCCAGCGCGTCGGCCACGGCGTCCGCCTCACCGAGGACATCGTCGACGGCAAGCTCGGCCGTCTGGCCGGCTGGGTCCGCGACCGGCGCGTCGCCCTGGAGATGTGCCCGACCTCCAACCTCCAGACCGGCTGCGCCACCTCGATCGCCGAGCACCCCATCACCGCCCTGAAGGACCTGGGCTTCCGCGTCACCCTCAACACGGACAACCGGCTGGTCTCCGGTACGACGATGACCCGCGAGATGTCCCTGCTGGTCGAGGAGGCCGGCTGGACGCTCGACGACCTGCGGACCGTCACGGTGAACGCGGTCAAGAGCGCCTTCATCCCGTTCGACGAGCGCAAGGCCCTCATCGAGGACCTGATCCTGCCGGGTTACGCCGCCGCGCTCTGA